The following proteins come from a genomic window of Candidatus Obscuribacter sp.:
- a CDS encoding CoA transferase has translation MPDTQKTLQRFWSTGALGALDAMVKMLGLDSACVSEITMHNGDPLVRSPHHLAESTAYALLLEAMAVSSIWKYRCGTATALEIDCLDAIHALHSTHFLWQSGYPLSVGAEFVPTNGIYACRDGRYIMIEAGPPYVKLERGYLNFFDCGNNRESIARSIARYDGEDLQEKLSAAGLPACLAYNRQEWLDHPQGQVLSQTPLIEIEKIADGKPVGLKGEAAYPLSGIRVIDFTHVLAGPRSMRSLAQYGAEVLHISSPYHRDTVSQNLLVNMGKRSAYLLLTEAEKLKEMKALTAQADVFACSYRPSVRDRFDLSPKALAAQSEGIVCLSINAYGHSGPWSERPGFDQNAQVATGFAATEGGADKPRFSPVFYLNDFLTGYLASAGVMRALELRARDGGSYHVKVSLARTAMWVQDLGYIDKSDYIKCPEGDDYPPRLRTVDTVCGSITELSPAVSFSYMPRLALDNVQPFGADKPVWQD, from the coding sequence TTGCCGGATACTCAAAAAACTTTGCAGCGTTTCTGGTCCACTGGAGCACTGGGCGCACTCGATGCCATGGTCAAGATGTTGGGGCTGGATAGTGCTTGTGTTAGCGAGATAACAATGCACAATGGTGATCCACTGGTGCGCTCGCCCCACCATCTCGCTGAGTCTACTGCTTATGCTCTTTTGCTGGAGGCGATGGCGGTATCCAGCATCTGGAAGTATCGCTGCGGCACTGCCACGGCTCTAGAAATAGACTGTCTCGATGCTATCCATGCGCTGCATTCTACGCATTTTTTGTGGCAATCAGGCTATCCACTCTCTGTGGGCGCCGAATTTGTGCCAACCAACGGTATATATGCCTGCCGCGACGGGCGCTATATCATGATTGAAGCCGGCCCCCCTTATGTCAAATTGGAACGTGGCTATCTCAATTTTTTTGATTGCGGTAACAACCGTGAGAGTATCGCTCGCTCAATTGCCCGCTATGATGGCGAAGATTTGCAAGAAAAGCTCTCTGCCGCTGGTCTGCCTGCTTGTCTGGCCTATAACCGGCAGGAGTGGCTGGATCATCCCCAGGGACAGGTTTTGAGTCAGACCCCTTTGATTGAAATCGAAAAAATTGCAGATGGCAAACCTGTTGGACTCAAGGGTGAGGCGGCATATCCACTGAGCGGCATAAGAGTAATTGATTTTACTCATGTCCTGGCCGGACCTCGTAGTATGCGCAGTCTGGCTCAATACGGCGCAGAAGTTTTGCATATAAGCAGTCCGTATCACCGTGATACTGTTTCACAAAATCTACTGGTTAATATGGGCAAGCGTTCTGCCTATTTACTTTTGACCGAGGCAGAAAAGCTCAAAGAGATGAAAGCATTGACTGCTCAAGCCGATGTTTTTGCTTGCTCTTATCGTCCCAGTGTTAGAGATCGATTTGATCTTAGCCCAAAGGCTCTGGCTGCCCAAAGTGAGGGGATTGTCTGTCTCTCAATCAATGCTTATGGTCACAGTGGTCCCTGGAGTGAGCGTCCTGGTTTTGATCAAAATGCCCAGGTTGCTACTGGTTTTGCTGCCACCGAGGGTGGTGCTGATAAGCCGCGCTTTTCTCCTGTCTTTTATCTCAATGATTTTTTGACTGGTTATCTAGCATCCGCTGGCGTGATGCGAGCCCTTGAGCTGAGAGCTAGAGATGGTGGCAGTTATCATGTCAAAGTCTCTCTGGCACGCACAGCCATGTGGGTGCAAGATCTTGGCTATATAGATAAGTCTGATTATATAAAGTGTCCGGAGGGTGACGACTATCCCCCACGCTTGCGCACCGTCGATACAGTCTGTGGCTCAATAACCGAGCTCAGTCCGGCTGTGAGCTTTAGCTATATGCCCAGACTGGCACTGGATAATGTCCAACCATTTGGCGCCGATAAGCCGGTCTGGCAAGACTGA
- a CDS encoding aminotransferase class III-fold pyridoxal phosphate-dependent enzyme — protein sequence MAVYRKELQRKRFPVLSKPAGVTQYEELAERALGNSINHLNMAYSQKLSGAEGAVELRDEGVYTYDNQGRRYLDCLGGYGIFNVGHRHPKVINAVKAQLDQVALHSQELINPWAAHLASQLAAIAPGDLQYCFFGNSGSEAVEGAIKLARLYTGKTEIISTKNAYHGVTMGALSATGRDVFRKPFEPLLNGFVHVQFGDIAALEAAINENTAAVILEPIQGEGGINVPSAGYLRKVRQLTKKKGVLLILDEVQTGMGRTGRMFACEHEGVVPDILCLAKALGGGVMPIGCFMSSAKIWKVLEANPTIHNSTFGGNPLACSAASATVEVLLEEHLPARAAVMGNYFMRKLNELQERYPAHLADVRGRGLLIGLEFTSKELREAVQVELFYRGVLVAGTLNANRTFRIEPPLIITESQINFMIEALESILVEIGPEQLAQMHSQAQDEIQQAGVKPARRPRKVAAPLASLDDQATDAPGAIKKRILQPVRAAKAPRDTVKKSAKKAPNKISKNGRKKKNKAPKSAYKARGKK from the coding sequence ATGGCCGTTTATAGAAAAGAGCTTCAACGCAAGCGCTTCCCGGTGTTATCCAAACCGGCAGGCGTTACACAATACGAAGAACTTGCTGAAAGAGCCCTCGGTAATTCTATTAATCACCTCAATATGGCTTATTCACAAAAGCTGTCTGGCGCCGAAGGTGCTGTTGAGCTTCGTGATGAAGGCGTATACACCTATGACAATCAAGGTCGTCGATATCTCGACTGTCTTGGTGGTTATGGCATATTCAACGTCGGTCACCGCCATCCTAAAGTTATCAATGCCGTTAAGGCTCAATTAGATCAAGTCGCTTTGCACTCGCAAGAATTGATCAATCCCTGGGCTGCCCATCTCGCTAGCCAGCTTGCTGCTATTGCCCCTGGCGACCTGCAGTACTGCTTCTTTGGCAATAGTGGATCTGAAGCCGTAGAAGGAGCCATCAAATTAGCCCGTCTGTACACTGGCAAGACCGAGATTATCTCCACCAAAAACGCTTATCACGGCGTCACCATGGGCGCGCTTTCGGCCACTGGTCGCGATGTTTTTCGCAAACCATTTGAGCCTTTATTAAATGGTTTTGTCCATGTTCAGTTTGGTGATATCGCTGCCTTAGAGGCCGCCATCAACGAAAACACCGCTGCTGTCATACTTGAACCAATTCAAGGTGAGGGCGGAATTAATGTGCCCTCCGCTGGTTATTTGCGCAAAGTCAGACAACTCACCAAAAAGAAAGGTGTTTTGCTTATTTTGGATGAAGTGCAAACCGGTATGGGACGCACAGGTCGCATGTTTGCATGCGAACACGAAGGCGTTGTACCAGACATCCTTTGTCTGGCAAAAGCTCTTGGCGGCGGCGTTATGCCGATTGGCTGCTTTATGTCTTCAGCTAAAATCTGGAAAGTATTGGAAGCCAACCCGACCATTCATAATTCCACATTTGGTGGCAACCCACTGGCCTGCTCAGCTGCATCTGCTACGGTAGAAGTTTTGCTGGAAGAGCACCTGCCAGCCAGAGCGGCTGTCATGGGTAACTACTTTATGCGCAAGCTCAATGAGCTGCAAGAACGCTATCCTGCTCATCTTGCTGATGTGCGTGGGCGCGGTCTACTAATCGGTCTTGAATTTACAAGCAAAGAATTGCGTGAAGCTGTACAGGTAGAACTCTTTTATAGAGGCGTCCTGGTAGCCGGTACTCTCAATGCTAATCGCACTTTTAGAATTGAGCCGCCACTAATTATCACCGAGTCTCAGATCAATTTTATGATTGAAGCTCTTGAATCTATCCTTGTCGAAATTGGTCCAGAGCAACTGGCCCAAATGCACAGTCAGGCTCAAGACGAAATCCAGCAAGCTGGTGTCAAACCGGCTCGTCGTCCGCGCAAAGTGGCTGCTCCTTTAGCTAGCCTTGATGATCAGGCAACTGATGCTCCGGGTGCCATTAAAAAACGCATTTTGCAACCAGTGAGAGCGGCCAAAGCGCCTCGTGACACTGTCAAAAAGAGTGCCAAAAAAGCACCCAACAAAATATCTAAAAATGGTCGCAAAAAGAAAAACAAGGCTCCCAAGTCTGCTTACAAAGCGAGAGGCAAAAAGTAA
- a CDS encoding tetratricopeptide repeat protein, with protein MKSNQNAILNHKNNNWGAKFIPGKLAASLLLSVLMAATASDAVQAQGITPQTMPKQFLERYYQGVTYFKAGDVDKAIQAFKAVAISAPYDPLVHLSLAAALHQAGDIDNSIAEYRRAIQIRPSDAFARVSLGSLLQGQGEMQEAVNQYDEAIKLRPDVVLFRLNLGIVLRIAGNRDEAITELTKVVNAYPEHLKARSQLAAAYQDKGEYKLAIDQYAKILQHQPENFSMQYNMGVCLLSLKDYAQAASAFSRAIKIDGSVADTHALLGQAEAARGNLSEAISEFRGAIAIKADRAEWFAQLGDALARQKDNTGAIENYRQALKLNPNDLNTTYNLGFLLQNTGSLDDASHTFERVIAMKPDYANAYYNLGLIKQRLKDFAGAENQFKKVVELSPNDGQAYVNLGRSLLLKGDMSSAVGYYRHGLSIDPSDPAAFEELGAALVKLKDLVGARSALESALALTPNNRGAILSMANLETLEGNPARGELRIRQLLNDAPNDQELLNLLADTLSIQGKQDGAIETYQRIIQINPRSAEAFNDLGLALSRKDDTSAAMSMYQKAMDLDPNFVDPIINMGNVYLGLRKYPEATTQYQKALTLKPDSVLAHYNMGLVLTGQENTEGALAEYQKAVQLDPNYANAFYAMGCLYQAQNQNDLAITNYEKYLTIEPSGTYNTNVRTAIEQIKNPGGNTTETAGGDKQTSL; from the coding sequence ATGAAATCAAACCAGAACGCCATCTTGAACCACAAAAATAATAATTGGGGTGCCAAATTTATTCCCGGCAAACTGGCAGCAAGCTTACTTTTATCAGTCTTAATGGCCGCAACCGCCTCTGACGCCGTGCAGGCCCAGGGCATCACGCCCCAGACCATGCCCAAACAGTTTTTAGAGCGCTATTACCAGGGTGTGACCTATTTCAAGGCTGGCGATGTAGATAAAGCAATCCAGGCATTTAAGGCAGTCGCTATCAGCGCCCCTTATGACCCTCTGGTGCACTTGAGCCTGGCAGCGGCTTTGCATCAAGCTGGCGACATTGACAACTCCATTGCTGAGTACCGCCGCGCTATCCAGATAAGACCATCTGATGCCTTTGCCAGAGTCAGCCTGGGCAGCCTTTTACAAGGTCAAGGCGAAATGCAAGAAGCAGTCAATCAATATGATGAGGCAATAAAACTGCGTCCAGATGTTGTGCTCTTCCGCCTCAATCTAGGCATAGTCCTGCGCATAGCTGGCAATAGAGACGAAGCAATAACCGAATTGACCAAAGTGGTAAATGCTTATCCAGAGCACCTCAAGGCTCGCTCTCAGCTAGCAGCGGCCTATCAGGACAAAGGTGAGTACAAACTGGCCATAGATCAGTATGCAAAAATTTTGCAGCATCAACCCGAAAACTTCAGCATGCAATACAACATGGGTGTTTGCTTGCTCTCACTCAAAGATTATGCCCAAGCAGCAAGCGCCTTTAGCCGCGCTATCAAAATCGACGGCTCAGTAGCTGATACCCATGCACTGCTTGGTCAAGCCGAAGCAGCAAGAGGTAATTTATCCGAGGCAATAAGCGAGTTTAGAGGTGCAATTGCCATCAAAGCCGACAGAGCCGAATGGTTTGCACAGCTCGGAGATGCTCTGGCCAGACAAAAAGACAATACTGGCGCCATCGAAAATTACAGACAGGCACTCAAACTCAATCCCAATGATTTAAATACTACCTATAACCTGGGCTTTCTCTTGCAAAACACAGGCTCTCTTGATGATGCCAGCCATACTTTTGAGCGCGTCATTGCCATGAAGCCCGATTATGCCAATGCTTATTACAATCTCGGCCTAATCAAGCAAAGACTCAAAGACTTTGCTGGCGCCGAAAACCAATTTAAAAAAGTAGTCGAACTTAGCCCCAATGACGGTCAGGCTTATGTCAATTTGGGACGCTCTCTCTTACTCAAAGGCGACATGAGTAGTGCAGTGGGATATTACCGCCACGGCTTAAGTATCGATCCCAGCGATCCGGCGGCCTTTGAAGAACTGGGTGCGGCTTTAGTCAAGCTCAAAGATCTAGTAGGTGCTCGCTCTGCTCTGGAGAGTGCTCTGGCTCTAACTCCAAACAACCGTGGTGCAATATTGTCCATGGCCAACCTGGAGACTTTAGAGGGCAATCCAGCCCGAGGCGAACTGCGCATCAGACAATTGCTCAATGACGCTCCAAACGATCAAGAATTGCTCAATTTGCTGGCTGACACACTCTCAATCCAGGGCAAACAGGATGGTGCCATTGAGACTTATCAGCGCATCATCCAAATCAATCCTCGCTCGGCTGAGGCCTTTAACGATCTTGGTCTGGCGCTTTCGCGCAAAGACGACACATCAGCAGCCATGTCGATGTATCAAAAGGCAATGGACTTAGATCCCAACTTTGTTGATCCGATAATCAATATGGGCAATGTTTATCTCGGTTTGCGCAAGTATCCAGAGGCTACCACTCAATACCAAAAGGCATTGACACTCAAGCCAGATAGCGTGCTTGCTCACTACAATATGGGACTGGTATTGACCGGCCAAGAAAACACCGAAGGAGCACTGGCTGAATACCAAAAAGCAGTGCAGCTAGATCCTAACTATGCCAACGCTTTTTATGCCATGGGTTGCCTCTATCAGGCCCAAAATCAAAACGATCTGGCGATAACTAATTACGAAAAATATCTGACCATTGAACCATCTGGTACCTACAACACCAATGTGCGCACGGCCATCGAACAAATCAAAAACCCGGGTGGCAATACCACCGAAACAGCTGGTGGTGACAAACAAACTTCACTCTAA
- a CDS encoding serine/threonine protein kinase, producing the protein MKYCPKCQKKFETLWAKCPDDGAELETDKTEQMIGQIFADQYEILSVLGAGGMSVVYRAKHRLMDRIVAIKLLHDDSDKQAIERFKHEAKSSSSLKHQNIISIYDFGIVGNQAYLVMDCLEGKNLSEILEKEERLSVDRAINIFRQTCHGLEHAHKNGILHRDLKPSNLVIIKGEDGTELVKIVDFGIAKLMPNAAMQQTRLTQTGDIFGSPLYMSPEQCQARPLDSRSDIYSLGCLMYEALTGVAPLRGETAYDTMTMHVSTLPAAFGTVAPELKIDKSIEAMVFRCLEKKPEDRYQTIAELLTDMPTVHSDSGSVKVKAVMHPTRQKREIKYLRYSFWSLFVICAAIALYATIDNGADFDHGTLLEKTLWNCKTTVAQTLINNKLYDPARALLLSAEESARQRFSNKSRVLTALRLQRELYIKARMFEDLEAVNSKIAAVNSQMLLESYNGLMAELSELAKPASQTQTNINKLLAPISFGSVNHIARGLAGNSLDKHAETLLTRAKQTYTTLLGPKDLLVADVDMLLGEAYWSQQRLKEVRPVLVEALEIYDSANLKNDKRKILAMRKLGQLDRDENRYDKAKDELETAMKETETGFGKDKNLLYQCLNSYGSYLESIGKSDEATAVFERAQKISPEEVMQETVDHNSGSASNSDTKPL; encoded by the coding sequence GTGAAATATTGTCCAAAATGTCAAAAGAAGTTTGAGACACTCTGGGCCAAATGCCCTGATGATGGCGCTGAGCTGGAGACCGACAAAACAGAACAAATGATTGGTCAAATATTCGCTGACCAGTACGAAATTCTCTCAGTTTTGGGTGCCGGCGGCATGAGTGTTGTCTACCGGGCAAAACATCGCCTGATGGACCGCATTGTTGCCATAAAGCTATTGCATGATGACTCTGACAAGCAAGCGATAGAGCGCTTTAAGCACGAAGCCAAATCATCAAGCTCACTCAAACACCAAAACATCATCAGCATCTATGACTTTGGTATCGTTGGCAATCAAGCCTATCTTGTTATGGATTGCCTGGAAGGCAAAAATCTCAGCGAAATCCTGGAAAAGGAAGAGCGACTATCGGTAGACCGCGCCATAAATATCTTCAGACAGACCTGCCATGGACTGGAACACGCTCATAAAAACGGCATCTTGCACCGCGATCTAAAGCCCAGCAACCTGGTCATCATCAAAGGTGAGGACGGCACAGAGCTGGTTAAAATCGTTGACTTTGGTATTGCCAAACTAATGCCAAATGCCGCCATGCAACAGACAAGATTAACGCAAACAGGCGACATTTTTGGCAGTCCACTCTATATGAGCCCTGAGCAATGCCAGGCCAGACCACTCGATAGTCGCTCAGATATTTATTCGCTGGGCTGCTTGATGTACGAAGCTCTAACGGGAGTAGCGCCGCTCAGAGGCGAAACCGCATACGATACCATGACCATGCATGTGAGCACGCTACCAGCAGCCTTTGGCACAGTGGCGCCCGAGCTCAAAATAGACAAGAGTATCGAGGCCATGGTGTTTAGATGTCTCGAAAAGAAACCCGAAGATCGCTATCAAACAATAGCCGAACTTTTAACCGATATGCCCACTGTACACAGTGATTCAGGCTCGGTCAAAGTAAAAGCTGTAATGCATCCGACAAGACAAAAACGTGAGATCAAATACTTACGTTATAGTTTTTGGAGCCTCTTTGTCATCTGCGCGGCGATAGCTCTCTATGCCACCATAGATAATGGCGCCGATTTCGACCATGGCACTTTGCTCGAAAAAACACTCTGGAATTGCAAAACAACAGTCGCTCAAACTCTTATAAACAACAAGCTATACGATCCAGCCAGAGCTTTACTACTATCAGCAGAAGAATCTGCTCGCCAACGCTTTAGTAATAAAAGTCGTGTGCTGACTGCACTGCGGTTACAGAGAGAGCTTTATATAAAAGCACGTATGTTTGAAGATCTAGAAGCAGTAAACAGTAAAATCGCAGCGGTCAATTCGCAAATGCTTCTGGAATCATACAACGGTCTCATGGCTGAGCTAAGCGAGCTAGCCAAGCCAGCCAGTCAGACACAAACAAATATCAACAAGCTACTGGCACCAATCAGCTTTGGCTCAGTCAACCACATAGCACGTGGACTGGCTGGCAATTCACTGGACAAACACGCCGAGACCCTTTTGACCAGAGCAAAACAAACATACACCACCTTGCTCGGACCAAAAGACTTGCTGGTAGCAGATGTCGATATGCTCCTGGGTGAAGCCTACTGGAGTCAACAGCGCCTCAAAGAAGTAAGACCAGTGCTGGTGGAAGCACTGGAAATTTATGACTCTGCCAACCTAAAGAACGATAAGCGCAAAATTTTGGCCATGCGCAAACTCGGTCAATTAGACCGTGACGAAAACCGCTACGACAAAGCTAAAGACGAGCTTGAGACAGCGATGAAAGAAACCGAAACAGGCTTTGGCAAAGACAAAAACCTGCTTTATCAATGTCTCAATAGTTATGGCAGTTACTTAGAATCAATCGGCAAAAGTGATGAAGCAACTGCTGTTTTTGAAAGAGCACAGAAAATTTCGCCAGAAGAAGTGATGCAAGAAACAGTTGATCACAACAGCGGTAGTGCCTCAAACTCGGATACCAAGCCTTTGTAG